The genomic window TGTAAATTGATTAAAATAGTTGTGATGTTCTGAACGTTTAATGTCATAAAAGGCATACACGCCCCCCATCCAATCACCCATGATGTGCCTAACTCCAAACCCTATATTACCCTCAGAAGGAGAGCCTTGAAAATCTTCCAACCTCAAATCGAAAAAAAGAAGACTGTTTTGACTTTGAATCAATGGAATAAATAGATCTAATTCCCCAAAAAAAGAGTGCTGCTTACGAGAAGCTTTTCGTTGATAGTGATAAAATCCACCCAAATCTGCGCGCGCGGGATATTCTACCAGATCAGTTTCTTCTTCCATCTGTTCGCAAAAAATAAAAGAAAAAGAAAAAAGAAAAAGGGCCCACTTCATATATAGTGAAATTTTGATTTGCCTCTAGTTGTAGCTCATTATTATAATAATTCCAATGAAAATATTGCCTCTGCATTTTGCGTAGTGATTCTTTCAACCTCTTTGACTCCAACGCCTTTTAGAATAGCTATCGCCTCTCCCACTTCTGTGACAAATGCAGGTTCATTGACCTGTCCTCTTTTTGATTGGGGAGCCAAAAAGGGCGCATCGGTTTCAACCACGCAATGTTCAAGAGGAATTTGTTTTGCAATTTCTTGTAAAGCTTTTGCATTTTTGAAGGTGACAATGCCCGAAAATGAGATGTAAAAACCGCGATCGATCGCTTTTTTTGCATCTTCCAACGATCCGGTAAAACAGTGCAAAATCCCCCTCTTTGATTGCGAAGAAGACAAATAATGCTTATCTAGCAAATCGAAAAAATCAAAAAAGGCATCACGACAATGAATCAAAAGCGGCAAGTCCACCTCAAGCGCCAGTAAAAAATGCTTGATCATCCATTCTTTTTGCAAGGTTCTATCGCTATTTTCGTAATAATAATCCAAACCCGTCTCTCCAATTGCAACCAGCTTATTGTCTTTTGCAGCTTTTTCAAAAAGCGCAAAATCTTGTGGTTTTTTCACATCGTGAGGAGTGATAGCAGCTGCATGATAAATGCCTGCATCATTCTGACTAAGTTGCCATCCTTTTTCCAAAGTCTCTTTATCTGTACAAATATTAATGATGGGCCAAACATCATGTTTTTTTGCATTTTCTATCGCTGCAACACATTTTTCATCTTCAAAAGAGCTTAAATGCGCATGCGTATCGATCCACATTGACAAAACATTCCGTTTAGTTTAAGTTATACTACTTTAAGGACGGGTATTTTGGACAACGTATTTTTTCAAAGCTATTTTCAATCCGATGCGTTTGGAAAATCTATTTTCTGGATTCTGTTTTTCTTTTCCATTGTTTGCTGGACCATTTTTATCTATAAATTTGTTGTCTTTAAAAAAATCTACAGGTTTGAAAAAGATTTTAATCAGCTGTTAACGCAACACAAAAAAGAGGTGCTCTCTTTTGAAAAAACATCTACACTTTTTAATCCTTTTTTTGCTGTCTACCTAAAAATTAAACAAAAAACACTTAATCATCTTAACAAAAACAAAACTCTCAATCAAACTTCCAACACTTCTTTAAGTTTTGAAGATTTAGAGTCTATTACCATAACGGCCGATACAGCCATTCAAGAACAGATCCAAAAACTCGAAAAACATTCTTTTTTGCTCTCTACCATTGCCACACTCTCACCTTTTATGGGACTTTTGGGAACCGTGTGGGGCATTTTGATCTCGTTTTCCGAGCTGCAACATGCAACGTCTTTGAGAGAAACGGTGCTTGGTGGACTTTCCACAGCGCTTTCTACCACGGTTGTCGGACTCATTATTGCCATTCCTGCCATCATCTTTTACAACACGCTTAAAAACTCTATCGCAGATCTTCAAATGAAGTTACAATCCACAGCACTCAATGTTAGAGATTTAATTGAACTCCAATATAAACATTCATGAAATGGACATCTAAACAAACGCCTCCATCCCCAGAAATCAATCTCACACCTTTGATTGATGTTGTATTCATGGTCCTCATTTTGTTTATTTTGATCGCCCCCATCCTCAATATTGAAAATATCGAACTGTTTTCCAAAAAATCTTCGACAAAAATGGTGCATTTTGAGAATCAAAAATTCAAGATCTACATTTTCAAAGACAACACGATTTGGCTTAACAAACAAAAACTCGATTCTTCCATGCTAAAAGAGATGTTTACTTTTGCAAAAACAAAACTCAATCAAACACCGCTGCTCATTTGCGATCAACATGCTTTTTTTGGAACGTATGAAAATGTAAAAACGGCCCTAGAAGAAGCGGGCTTTGAAGATATCCACCTTGTATTAAAACCCAAATGATACCGAAAATATTTTTTTTTGTTTTTTGCTGTCACTTTCTTCTTACATTTCTGTTTTATGAAAAAAAACAGCAAAGTATCAAAAACACCCCCTTTGTCGTGGTTGAAAGAGTCAAACTGCATCCCCCACCGCCAAAACCCAAACCTAAGCCCATCGCAAAACCCCAACCTGTTGCTAAAACAGCACCCGTTAAAAAACCTGTGCCAATATCAAAATCGCCAGCAAAAAAGCCCACACCTGCACCCAAAAAAATTCCCACGCCTGCAAAAAAGTCCGCTCCCGCCATCAAAGCTCCACCACCACCACTTAATCTCGACACACTTTTGCAAGCCCATTTCCAAACCTTTCACCTGCCAGAATATGGAGAAGTGATCCTCGAGCTCACAATTAAGCAAGGCAAAATAGCTTCGATCAAAGTCATCAAATCCGAGAGCGAGGAAAATCTCAACTATCTCAAAGAAGCCCTTCAAAAATTCCCCCTACCCCACCTTGATAAAAATCGAACAGAAGTCCTAATTATCCAATTTAACAATAAAGTTGAAGCATGAAAACTAAACGTTCAGGGACATGATTGTAGTAAAAATTTAAAAATAGTACCCTCTTTCTAAATCGGAGGTTCTTTATGAGTATAAATCCCGTTTGTTCTGCTTCATCTGAAAAAAAACTATCTTTTGACGAAGAAAAAAAAGTCGTTACTGTGACAAAAGATGGAAGGCTTTACTCTTTCAATGAACAAGACTGTTTAGCTGCTGGTGTGCCCAATTGGATTGTTAAATTTATTTTCTGGTTGGGAAAATTTATTTTAGAATATTTCAGCAAAGATATTATACAATACCTTGAGAGAGCAATTGAAAAGCTCGATCAACAAGAAAGTGGCTCATGCAACGCCTCTTCCTCAATTCCATAAAAATAATAAAATTGAAATCCATTGCATATCAATTTTAAGTACGTTACCATTAGCTCAATGCAAAAGCTAGTTGTATGTGTTCTTTTCTTAGCGTCGGTTTTTGGAAAGGAGCTTAGCATTTCTCTTCCAACAAAATCGCGTCTGCTTCCAGTGCTCATTGAAGAAGTGAAGGGTGCTTCTTTAACGGATGAGTATAAGCGCGAGCTTTTAGAAGCGCTTCAATTTGATTTTGCTGTAAATGCTTACACCTTTGTCTTAGATCCCAAAACGTTAAAAAAAATACATCTGTCCCAAATGGGTGACGCTTTTATCAATTTTCAATCTCCTAAAATGCAGCCCTATTTTACAATCCAACTTAATGTGGAAGATGAACATCTTCATGTCACTTTTTTTAACAAAGAAAAAACGCTTGTCAAACACATTCGAGACATTCCATTGAGCTTAGATGCTGAAAAAGACCGTGTGGTGTGCCATCATATCCATGATAAAATTGTCAAAGCACTGCTTAATATTGAAGGCATTGCATCAAAAAAAATACTATTTTGTAAAAGAAATGCAAAACAAAACTTTCAGGTTATTTACTCCGACTATGATGCTAAAAACCAAAGAATTGTCACTGATGAAAATGAAAATTGCCTCTGCCCAAAATTCATTTCTTCTGAAGGAAAATCGACACAATTTTTAGTCGTCAATTATCGCTCTGGACAACCTAAGATCCATTTGGGCTCTTTGCATAGCCTTGAGCAAAAACGGCTCGTAAAATTGGCAGGGCAACAGCTCCTTCCTGCAATTAGTTTGCAAAATAATGCCCTTGCTTTTATTTCCGACCGCACAACGAACATCGATCTTTTTGTGCAATTTATCGATTTAAAAAACAAAAAAGCCTCGCGCCCAAAACAGCTTTTTTCTTATCCCAATTCCACGCAAAGCTCTCCGACATTTTCACCCGATGGTAAACAGATTGTGTTTGTTTCAGACAAAACATCAAGGCCGCATTTATATTTGATGCCGACCTATATCAAAAAACAGATCACACCACTAAAAATCACAAACAAAAATGAAGAAAACACTTGTCCTGCATGGTCTTTTGATGGTAAAAGGATAGCGTATGTTGCAAAAATTGACGGTGTGCGCCAAATTTGGATTTTAGAGATTAAGACGCAAGAAGAATGGCAACTGACCTTTGATAAAAAGAATAAAGAAAATCCCTGTTTTGCACCTGATAATTTGCATTTGATATACAATGCACAAGAAGATGAAGATTCCAATTTATATTTAATTGATCTTCATCAAAAAAAGCCTGTGCGCATAACGCATGGCAAGCAGCAAAAACGTTTTGCCTGCTTTGAGATGTAAATGAAAGATTGTCAAAATTGACGTCTTTTCTGTAAAATGAGGTCCATACATGAAAAAATTCCTTCTTTTAATTCCACTTTTTTTTCTCTCTTCTTGTTCAAGGTCAGTTTCTCAAATGTGGGATGATACTAAGACAGCCACCAGTTACATGGGAAGAGGATTTCAAGCTTTCTTTTCCGGAAATAATGAAGAAGAACAAATTGCAATGAATGAAGACGTTTTTCAAATTTCCGAAGATGATTTTATCCCTTTTGATGATCAAGATTTGAAAGCGGAAAAAACTCTGCAAGCAACTCAAGAACCAGGAACTGGAAAAATACCAACAAAATCTGAATTTTTTACACCTCCTTCTCATTTAGCCCATATTTTTTCTAATATCCAGTTTGATTTGAATAATTACCAAATCAAAGGAGGACAAAATCATCAAGTACTAAAGCAAGCGGCTCAATATTTAAAAGAACATCCAGAAATTTACGTCTTTGTTGAAGGACACTGCGATGAAAGGGGCACTGCGCAGTATAACTATTCTTTGGGAGCAAAGCGTGCCAACACAATCAGAAATGTTCTTGTCAAAGAAGGCATCAACGAAGGCATCAACCCAAATCGTATTTTTACTGTCTCTTGTGGCAAGGACCAACCCCTCGATCCAGGACATTCTCAAGTCTCTTGGAAAAAAAATAGACGGACAGAATTTAAAATTTATCAACCCTAAGGTGTGCTTATGAAAAGGATTTTATTTTTATTGCCCTTGTTTTTTGCAAGTTGCAGTTCTAACACAAATGGCAAAACTGCCAAAAATGATGCGGTCATGCAGGCCAATATGGCCATTAGCGAAGCGCAAATGGATCTTAACGATTTAAAAAATGAATTCAAAAATCTGAAGGTTCAATATTTTGGATTTGATAAAAAAATCGAAGCTTATCTTTCTACACTCACACATATGAAAGAACAGATGCAAATGCAAGAAAACACGCTTAAACAGATTGAATCTCTCGAAGAAAAACTCGCCACCTTAGAAACCACTCTCAAAGAACAAGGAAAAGAGTCTTCTCAAGTTAGATCGCAGGTATCTCTACTTGAAAAAAGACTTGAAGAAAGTCAAAAAAAGATGGCTCAGTTAGAAGACACACTAGCCCTTGCTGCTGAAAAAATAAAACTTCGTCGATGACAGATAAAAGCCTACCTATCTTAATCCTAGATTCTGGAATCGGTGGGCTTTTTTTGACAAAGCACCTACATCTTGCTCTGCCTAATGAAGATCTTGTCTATCTGGCAGACACAAAAAATATGCCTTATGGAAATCGCTCCAAAAAAGAGCTTTTTGATCTCGCATGTCAAAATATTGAATATTTACATCGCGCATTTAAGTGCATTTTTTTTGCATGCACAACGCTAAGCACAAATACTCAAGATGAAATTGCCAAAAAATACTCCATTCCTATTTTAGGTACACATGCACCTATTCAAAATTATCTCGAGACATTCAAAAATGAAAAAAAAGCGCTCATTGCAACTTCAGCCACAATACGCGCGCTCGATTCAAAAAAAAGTAATCTGCTCTTTCCCATCGAAACTCCTCTTTTAGCTCCATTGATAGAAAAAGATATGCATCATCCACAACTTTTAGACACTTTGCGCACATATTTAAAACTTTTGCAAGAAAAGCACATCCTGCATCTAATTTTAGGCTGCACGCACTATTCTTTAGTTTATGACCAAATTCAATCTATAGTAGGTAGAGAAGTAAACGTCTTTGATCCAACCTTGGAGTGTCTTGAACAGTTAAAAAAAACGTTTGCAAGCAACCTCAATCCACAAAAAAAGGGCCATATTGAAATCTTTGCAACAAAAGATCTAAAGCGTGTTACACTCTTTGCACAAAAAGAACTAAATATTGATGTTACGCAATAAATTATGTTTAGAGGAGGAGCGAAAGGGACAAGATACAAGGAGTACGACGATGTTCAACTCCATGAGAGTTGGACGAGGAGTACTACGCAGGAGATTGTTCCTTGCAGCCCTTCTATGAACAGAAGGTAATGCGTAAAGTCAGTTATGGTTAAACATCATCTCTGAAGCGATAGCCGACACCACGCACGGTTTCAATGCCACGAAAACTAGGGCCTAGTTTTTTTCTCAACGCTGCTATATGCACGTCAATATTACGGTCTACAACAAAAGCATCATCATTGTGTAGGTTATCTAATAGTTGATTGCGCGTTAAAACTCTACCCATGTTTAAAATTAGGCGCTTTAAAATCCCAAATTCGGATAACGTTAGCGGAATTTCTTGATTGCCTTTCTTTAACTTATATCTTTCTAAATCTAGATGGAATTTATTAAAGTTAAGCACTTTTTCTTGTTTTTTTTCGTCAGTTCCCCGTCTTAATACAGCTTTGATACGAGAAAATAAAATTTTTGGAGAAAAAGGTTTGGGAACATAATCATCTGCTCCAAGTTCAAGCCCTAAAATGATATCGATCTCTTCTGTCTTTGCTGACATGATAATAACAGGTATATTTTTTAACTCTGGATCATTTTTAATTTTTCTACAGACATCATACCCATTTTGACCAGGAAGCATGATATCTAAGAGAACAAGATCGGGTTTTTCTCTTTTGATCGCCTCAAAACCATTGATGCCATCGTTTTCAACATGTAGTTTATATCCGGAAATTTCTGCCTGCAATTTAATTAAAGACGCAATATCCTCTTCGTCCTCGATCAGAATAATATGTTTTTTTTCACTCATACAAAACTTGTAAAATTTTGTTTAACTTTTCTACTTTTAAAATAAGTTCTTTTTTTTTTCTAAAAAATTCCTCGATTTCTTCTTTAGTCTGTAATCTTTCATGATACGCTA from Chlamydiota bacterium includes these protein-coding regions:
- the exbB gene encoding Biopolymer transport protein ExbB; this translates as MDNVFFQSYFQSDAFGKSIFWILFFFSIVCWTIFIYKFVVFKKIYRFEKDFNQLLTQHKKEVLSFEKTSTLFNPFFAVYLKIKQKTLNHLNKNKTLNQTSNTSLSFEDLESITITADTAIQEQIQKLEKHSFLLSTIATLSPFMGLLGTVWGILISFSELQHATSLRETVLGGLSTALSTTVVGLIIAIPAIIFYNTLKNSIADLQMKLQSTALNVRDLIELQYKHS
- the tolB gene encoding Protein TolB, with protein sequence MQKLVVCVLFLASVFGKELSISLPTKSRLLPVLIEEVKGASLTDEYKRELLEALQFDFAVNAYTFVLDPKTLKKIHLSQMGDAFINFQSPKMQPYFTIQLNVEDEHLHVTFFNKEKTLVKHIRDIPLSLDAEKDRVVCHHIHDKIVKALLNIEGIASKKILFCKRNAKQNFQVIYSDYDAKNQRIVTDENENCLCPKFISSEGKSTQFLVVNYRSGQPKIHLGSLHSLEQKRLVKLAGQQLLPAISLQNNALAFISDRTTNIDLFVQFIDLKNKKASRPKQLFSYPNSTQSSPTFSPDGKQIVFVSDKTSRPHLYLMPTYIKKQITPLKITNKNEENTCPAWSFDGKRIAYVAKIDGVRQIWILEIKTQEEWQLTFDKKNKENPCFAPDNLHLIYNAQEDEDSNLYLIDLHQKKPVRITHGKQQKRFACFEM
- the smc_3 gene encoding Chromosome partition protein Smc, whose amino-acid sequence is MKRILFLLPLFFASCSSNTNGKTAKNDAVMQANMAISEAQMDLNDLKNEFKNLKVQYFGFDKKIEAYLSTLTHMKEQMQMQENTLKQIESLEEKLATLETTLKEQGKESSQVRSQVSLLEKRLEESQKKMAQLEDTLALAAEKIKLRR
- the pal gene encoding Peptidoglycan-associated lipoprotein; translated protein: MKKFLLLIPLFFLSSCSRSVSQMWDDTKTATSYMGRGFQAFFSGNNEEEQIAMNEDVFQISEDDFIPFDDQDLKAEKTLQATQEPGTGKIPTKSEFFTPPSHLAHIFSNIQFDLNNYQIKGGQNHQVLKQAAQYLKEHPEIYVFVEGHCDERGTAQYNYSLGAKRANTIRNVLVKEGINEGINPNRIFTVSCGKDQPLDPGHSQVSWKKNRRTEFKIYQP
- the racE gene encoding Glutamate racemase 1, whose amino-acid sequence is MTDKSLPILILDSGIGGLFLTKHLHLALPNEDLVYLADTKNMPYGNRSKKELFDLACQNIEYLHRAFKCIFFACTTLSTNTQDEIAKKYSIPILGTHAPIQNYLETFKNEKKALIATSATIRALDSKKSNLLFPIETPLLAPLIEKDMHHPQLLDTLRTYLKLLQEKHILHLILGCTHYSLVYDQIQSIVGREVNVFDPTLECLEQLKKTFASNLNPQKKGHIEIFATKDLKRVTLFAQKELNIDVTQ
- the ycfH gene encoding putative metal-dependent hydrolase YcfH produces the protein MWIDTHAHLSSFEDEKCVAAIENAKKHDVWPIINICTDKETLEKGWQLSQNDAGIYHAAAITPHDVKKPQDFALFEKAAKDNKLVAIGETGLDYYYENSDRTLQKEWMIKHFLLALEVDLPLLIHCRDAFFDFFDLLDKHYLSSSQSKRGILHCFTGSLEDAKKAIDRGFYISFSGIVTFKNAKALQEIAKQIPLEHCVVETDAPFLAPQSKRGQVNEPAFVTEVGEAIAILKGVGVKEVERITTQNAEAIFSLELL
- the cseB gene encoding Transcriptional regulatory protein CseB codes for the protein MSEKKHIILIEDEEDIASLIKLQAEISGYKLHVENDGINGFEAIKREKPDLVLLDIMLPGQNGYDVCRKIKNDPELKNIPVIIMSAKTEEIDIILGLELGADDYVPKPFSPKILFSRIKAVLRRGTDEKKQEKVLNFNKFHLDLERYKLKKGNQEIPLTLSEFGILKRLILNMGRVLTRNQLLDNLHNDDAFVVDRNIDVHIAALRKKLGPSFRGIETVRGVGYRFRDDV